In Desulfobacterales bacterium, the DNA window TAAGCCCTTCCAACACATGGGCCCTGGCCCTGGCTTTTTTCAGGTCAAACCGGGTACGCCGGACAATGATGTCTTTGCGGTGCGCGATGAAGTGTTCCAGCAGCTCTTTTAAACTCAACATCTCGGGACGCTGGTTGACGACCGCCAGCAAAATGATGCCGAAGCTGACGGCCAGACGGGTATGCTTATAGAGCTGATTGGCCACCACCAGACCGGGAACATCCTTTTTCAGGGCGACGACCATGCGCATGCCGCTGCGATCCGACTCGTCCCGAACATAGCGAATGCCCTCGATCTGCTTGTGCTTGATCAACTCCGCGATCGATTCGATCAGCTTGGCCTTGTTGACCTGGTAGGGAAGCTCGGTGACAACGATGGTCTCGGCCTGGGCCTGCTTGTCTTCCTCAATTTCAATCTTCGCCCGGATGCGAATCACCCCTCTTCCGGTCTGGTACGCGTCATAAATACCCCTGGTGCCATAGATGATACCCCCTGTCGGGAAATCGGGTCCGGGAATGATGCGCGCTAAATCGGCCCAAGTCATTTCCGGGTTATCAATCAGCGCCGTGATGGCATCCACCACTTCGGAAAGGTTATGGGGCGGAATATTGGTGGCCATGCCCACGGCGATGCCCGCCGACCCGTTGATAAGCAAGGAGGGGAATTTTGCCGGTAACACGGCCGGTTCCGTCATGGACTCGTCATAGTTGGGAACGAACTCGACCGTTTCCTTTTCCAGATCCGCCAAAAGCTCGTGCGCCAGCTTTTGCATGCGCACCTCGGTGTATCGCATGGCAGCCGGGGAATCGCCGTCCACGGAGCCGAAATTGCCCTGGCCGTCGACCATGGTATACCGGAGCGAAAAATCCTGGGCCATGCGAACGATGGTGTCATACACAGCCGTATCGCCGTGAGGATGGTACTTACCGATAACATCACCGACCACACGCGCGGATTTTTTATACGGCTTGTTAAAGTCGTTTTTCAATTCGTGCATGGCGAAAAGAACCCGGCGATGCACCGGTTTCAACCCATCGCGCACATCGGGAAGCGCCCGGCCGATGATAACGCTCATGGCGTAATCAAGATACGATTTTTTCATTTCGCTCTCGATACTGACTTCCGGGAACGGTTTGCTATCTGTCTGAATTACATTGTCATCCGTCATTGTTTTTTAGGTTTCCAGCTTGTCCGCAGGCTCAACGAGCCGCTGATAGTTCGAATAGTAAATATCCGTTAATGTTAAAAAAGCGGTAACCACAAGGGGGCCGTAGATAATACCCAATATGCCGAAAAGCTTGAGCCCGCCGATAATGGCCAAAAACACCAGCAGCGTATGCATCTGAACCCGATTGCCCACCAGCTTGGGTTTGAACCCATACTCGATGCCGCCGGAAAGAACGAAGTAAAAAAGGACAAAGAAGATACCGGCGCCGAATCGACCTTTTAAAAATAAAATCAAAGCTGCCGGAATGAAAACAGCGCCAATGCCGACGATGGGCAAAAAGGCCAGCAGAGCCATAATCCCCCCCCAAAGAAAGGGGGATTTGAGTCCAAATAAGGCAAAAACCACGCCCCCCAATACCCCCTGAATCAAACCGCCCAGGCCGTTACCCACGAGAATTGCACCGGCCATGTCCTTGAATTTGCAAATCAGCTTCTCGTCCTGTTCCCGCGGCAATGGCGAGAGATCCACGATAAAAGCCACCAAGCGCCCGCCGTCGATGAGCAGGTAGTATATCACCAGCAGCATCAAAAAAAAATTAACCAGAAAGCTCAAAATATTGGATGCGATCGCACTGGCCTGCTCATATAATACCAAACCGATATTTTTCGCAATCTCGGAAAGGGAGCGTTGAATCTCCTCGCCGGCCGGATCGAACCCCAGACTGGTCATCAGGGGGGTTATCCGTCCAAGGATCTCATGTTTGATAATAAACGCATGAATGCGGCTTTCCTTGAACAGCTCATGAATGTTATCGCTTAATACAGCCCCTTTGGCCGCCTGGTAGAGATCGTAGGCCTCGTTGGACAACACGCTGACAAAAAATACGATGGGAATGAACAAAAACAGAAATATCAATATGCATGTCAGCAAGGACGCCGGTGATGGCTTCAGTTTTCGGTTCAACCACTGGTATACCGGCGAGAAAATTCCGCTAACCACCGCCCCCAGCACGATGATCGATAGAAACGGCCAGAGCAACCAGCCGAGCAGGATAATGGAAACGATAAACAGCGCCAAAAAGAACCACAATATCAGATCCCGTTGTGTTCCCTCAGCCACATTGATCTCCTTAGAAACCCCATATGCGGTTACGGTCTTCGATGGCGACAGATTCACATCGCGTTTCAAAATTCACCTTCCCGTAAAAACGGGAAAACCGGAGCATCGAGACGAAAGAACGTCCCGATGCCGCCGGTTCCGAATGAGCCTACAGGAAGCGGGCGAATGGGTTATTTGCTGACAATTCCACCGGCCAACGCATAAAGCATCGCTTCATAAACAACCACCGGAATAAAATCATGAAAAATACCGTAAACAATGCCGCCGCCGACAATGGCGGGAACGGCGGTAAAAATCAAAATACCGATTCTGCGACTGATATCCATTGAAATGGGTCTCCAATTTTTTCTTTGCAAAGGTCCTGTTTCGACATAGGCCCGACGACGCTTCTATTTAACAATAACCATCCGTCATGTAAAGAAAAAAATTATCGTTTAGCGGACAGGTTTTCCGGGTTAGCGTTCCACGATCATGGCCATGCCCATGCCACCGCCGATGCACATGGAAATCAGGCCGGTATGATAATCTTTTCGCTTCATCTCATGCATGCAGGTCACCATCTGGCGAGCGCCGGTGCAGCCGATGGGGTGCCCTAGGGAAATGCCGCTGCCCAATTGATTGGGCCGATCCGTCGCAATGCCAAGCTCGCGCATACAACCTATGGCCTGCGAGGCGAAGGCTTCGTTGAGTTCGATCGTATCGATATCCTTCAGGCTCATGCCCGTGGATTTTAGAACTTTACGAATGGCCGGCACCGGGCCGAGTCCCATATAGGCCGGATCCAGGCCTCCGGAGGCAAAGGCCTTGATTTTAAGAATCGGTGTCAACCCCATTGCCTTGGCTTTTTCCACGCTCATGAGCAGCACCGCGGCAGCCCCGTCGTTGATTCCGGATGCATTTCCAGCGGTCACGGTACCACCCTTTTTGAACGCGGGACTCAGTTTGGCCATTTTTTCCATATTGGTGTCCATGGGCCGCTCGTCCGTGTCAAACACCACATCCCCTTTTTTGCCCTTCTGAACAACCGGCACTATCTCTTCAGCAAAAAGGCCGTTGGCAATCGCGGCTCTGGCCCGCTGATGACTCATCACGCCCAGCTCATCCTGCTCCTGCCGGGAAATATCGTACATGGCGGCAATGTTTTCCGCCGTCATGCCCATATGATAGCCGTAAAAAATCTCATACAACCCATCAAAGACCACCAGATCCGCCACATTGCCCATGCCGCTGATCTCCATGCGGTAACCCCATCGGGCTTTGGGAAGCGCCATAGGCGCCTGGCTCATGCTTTCCATGCCGCCGGCCAGCACCACCTCGGCGGAGCCGCACATGATGGCCTGAGCACCCAGCGCGATCGCTTTAAGTCCCGAACCGCATACCTTGTTCATGGTAAAGGCGGGCGTCTCCTTGGGTATGCCGGCGCGAACCATGGCCTGCCGGCCCGGGTTTTGCCCCTGGCCTGCCTGAAGGACGTTTCCCATAATCACTTCATCGATGGTAACGGGAGCTGCGCCCGCATCATAATCATAACCTTTTTTTTCAAGGTCGATTTGCCCTTGCGCTTTTAGCGTATCTGCGGCAAAGGACAGCATCTCATCACTGCACACCGGTTTGAGACCGGCGCGTTTAATTGTTTCTTTCATCACCAGCGTGCCCAAATCCACCACCGGCACATCTTTAAGTCCACCCCCGAAACTACCGACGGCCGTTCTGGCCCCACTGACGATCACCACTTCTTTCATCACTATGTCCTCCGTTTCATTCCTTTAGTAAGGTTTATTTGACATAAAACGCGTTAGGTCTTAATAAATGCAAGTGGCAACTATAGCCTAATCCGTTTTTAAGGTCAACGAAACTATGCCGGGTTAACCCACCATGTGTCTGATACTTTTTGCATACCGCATTCATCCGGAATTCAAGCTAATTCTCGCTGCCAACCGGGATGAATTCTACGATCGCCCCGCCCTTCCCCTGGGGGTCTGGCAAGACCGGCCGCACATTCTGGCAGGTCGGGATTTAAGAGGCGGCGGTACGTGGTTGGGTGTGACGCGAACCGGCCGTTTCGCCGCCATCACCAATTACAGGGACCCAGCGTCTGTCAAACCGAATGCCCCTTCCCGGGGACTGCTCTTAACCGATTATCTCATCTCCGATTCTCCGCCGGAAACCTATCTGAACAATATCAGCCAAAACGCTCAGCAATACAATGGCTTTAATCTGTTGATAGGCAATGCAACCGAACTGTATTATTATTCCAACCGGGAAGGCGCCGTGAAATGCCTTGAACCGGGGCTGTACGGCCTCAGCAATCATCTGCTGAATACCGCCTGGCCGAAGGTGGCGCGAGGGAAAAACAGCCTAAAAAAATTGCTTCAAAACAAAAACGGGGTCGGACCGGAGCAGGTGTTTCAACTCTTGTTCGATAAGTCAACCCCACCCGCAGAGCAGTTGCCCGATACCGGCGTCGGGCTGCGCAAGGAAAAAATGCTGAGCCCCATGTTCATTTCCAGCAAGGGGTACGGCACCCGGTCTTCTTCCGTGCTCCTGATGTCCCATTCAGGGCAAATATCCTTTGCGGAGCGGTCTTATACTCCTTCAACGTATCTTCCGCCGAAATCCTACACCCGTCAGTTTCATTTCTCTGTGGATTTCATCTTCTCCCACCAGGCGAGCCGCTCTTTAATGGTCTTTTCATAACCCCGATCCACCGGCTCGTAAAAGGTCGTTCCCGCGATTTCCCCGGGAAGATAGGTCTGCGCCGCGATCCCCGCCTCAAAGTCATGGGCATATTTATAATCTTTTCCATATCCCAGGGATTTCATCAGCCCGGTGGGCGCATTTCGAATGTGCAGCGGTACGGGCAGTGCGCCAGTTTTTTCAATGACGGCCCGCACGTTTCCATAGGCCTTGTAAAGGCTGTTGCTTTTGGGGGCCGTGGCCAGATACACGGCCGCCTGCACCAAGGCCAGCTCGCCTTCCGGAGGCCCGAGAAACCGGAAGGCTTCCATGGCATCCATGCAGACGGTGAGCGCTCTCGGATCGGCGTTTCCCACATCTTCGGATGCAAAGCGAACCATGCGGCGGGCGATATAGAGCGGGTCTTCTCCGGCCATCAGCATGCGGGCGAGCCAATAAACGGCTCCGTCCGGATCACTACCCCGAAGGCTCTTGTGAAGCGCGGAGATCAGGTTGTAATGCTCCTCGCCGCTCTTGTCGTACATGAGCGCCTTTTTCTGTAACGCCGTCTCCACTTCCGATAAGGGGATCAAACGCCCCGAAGCCGCCTCTCCCGCCTGTTTCGCGGGCAGAAATGACACCACCCCTTCCAGGTTGTTCAATGCGGCGCGCCCGTCGCCGTCCGCCGCACGCACGATATGAGAAAGGGCAGCCGGCTCAAATTCAAGCTGCAAGCGGCCCAGCCCCCGCTCCTTGTCGGTGAGGGCTTGCTGAATGATCGCTTCAAGCTCTTTATCGGTCAAGCGGTTAAGCGTAAATACCCGGCAGCGGGACATGAGCGCGGCGTTGACTTCAAAGGATGGATTTTCCGTGGTCGCACCGATCAGCGTAATTAAACCGCTTTCCACCTGGTGCAAAAACGCATCCTGCTGGGCTTTGTTAAACCTGTGAATTTCATCCACAAAAAGAACTGTCCGCTTTCGGTGCAGCCGAAGTTGCTCTCTGGCCTCCTCGATGACCTCGCGAATCTGCTTGACGCCGGCAAGTACTGCCGAAAAATGGACGAAATGGGATTGGGTCTCCTTGGAAACAATGCGCGCCAGCGTGGTCTTGCCGCAACCGGGCGGCCCCCAGAGAATCATGGAAAACAACCGGTCGTTTTCAATGGCACTTCGCAGCAGCGAGGAAGGCCCCATCAGATGCCCCTGCCCGATAAATTCCCGCAACGTCCCGGGCCGCATTCGCTCGGCCAGTGGGCGGGATTCTGCCGTGCTCCTTTGCGCCTGATAGTCGAAGAGATCCAACCGCTACCTCTTTTTCCTCTTTTCCATGGGTTTATTTTTCTTCTTATCCGGCGGTCTTCTATTCTTTTTATTCAACGGGCTCTTTTTCTCCCCGAACTCGATGCGGCCGGTGCGCTGGCGCAACAGCACCCGAATGGGCGTTTGATCCAGGCCGGCCCCTTCCCGAATCTGGTTGGTCAGATACCGGTGGTAGGAAAAATGGACCGCTCCCGGAAAGTTCACGAACAGCACGAATGTCGGCGGCTTTGTGGTCACCTGGGTGGCATAATAGAATTTCAGCCGCTTGCCCTGGTGCAGCGGCGGCTCGTTGTGAGCAAGCGCCCCCTCCATAATTTTATTGAGCTGGCCCGTGCCGATGCGCATGCTGTATTGCGCATATACGGCCTTGACGTTATGAAAGATTTTGTTTACCCGCTGGCCCGACAAGGCCGAAATACTTAATATGGGCGCAAAACTCAGAAATTTCGCCGCCATTCGCACTTCTTCTTGATAGGTCTTTAAGGTCCGGTTGTCCTTTTCCACCAAATCCCACTTGTTGAGCAAAAAAATGCAGCCGCAGCCCCGATCATAGGCATATCCGGCGATACTGATATCCTGCTCCGTCACCCCTTCGCCGGCATCCAGCAATATCAGGGCCACATCACAGCGATCCATGCTTTTTAGCGCCTTTATCACGGAAAACTTTTCGATCTTATCCGACACCTTGCTTTTTCGCCGAATACCGGCCGTATCCACCAGCACGTAAGACTTGCCCCCCACCGTGCACCGGGTGTCGATCGCGTCCCGCGTCGTTCCGGCGACCTCACTGACCAGCAAGCGATCTTCCCCGAGAATACGGTTGATCAGGGAAGATTTGCCCACATTCGGCCGCCCCACCACCGCAACCCGAATCTCATCGGTCTGCGCTTCTATGTCCGCCTTGGGAAGGGCCGGCACCAGGGCATCCATTAAATCCATAAACCCGTACCCGTGCTCAGCGGAGACCGGATAGATCTTATCCAGACCGAGACTGAAAAAATCGCTGAGCGCCACTTCGCGCTCTTCCCCGTCAATTTTGTTCACTGCGTAAAAAACCGGTCGATCCGCGTTTCGAAGCATTTGAATCAGATCCGCATCAAACGGAGAGATGCCGCCTTTGCCGTCGAGTACCATAATAATCGCGTCGGCATCTTCAACCGCGAGGCTTACCTGGAATCGAATCTGCTCGGAGAACCCGGCCGC includes these proteins:
- a CDS encoding AI-2E family transporter, which gives rise to MAEGTQRDLILWFFLALFIVSIILLGWLLWPFLSIIVLGAVVSGIFSPVYQWLNRKLKPSPASLLTCILIFLFLFIPIVFFVSVLSNEAYDLYQAAKGAVLSDNIHELFKESRIHAFIIKHEILGRITPLMTSLGFDPAGEEIQRSLSEIAKNIGLVLYEQASAIASNILSFLVNFFLMLLVIYYLLIDGGRLVAFIVDLSPLPREQDEKLICKFKDMAGAILVGNGLGGLIQGVLGGVVFALFGLKSPFLWGGIMALLAFLPIVGIGAVFIPAALILFLKGRFGAGIFFVLFYFVLSGGIEYGFKPKLVGNRVQMHTLLVFLAIIGGLKLFGILGIIYGPLVVTAFLTLTDIYYSNYQRLVEPADKLET
- a CDS encoding acetyl-CoA C-acetyltransferase — its product is MKEVVIVSGARTAVGSFGGGLKDVPVVDLGTLVMKETIKRAGLKPVCSDEMLSFAADTLKAQGQIDLEKKGYDYDAGAAPVTIDEVIMGNVLQAGQGQNPGRQAMVRAGIPKETPAFTMNKVCGSGLKAIALGAQAIMCGSAEVVLAGGMESMSQAPMALPKARWGYRMEISGMGNVADLVVFDGLYEIFYGYHMGMTAENIAAMYDISRQEQDELGVMSHQRARAAIANGLFAEEIVPVVQKGKKGDVVFDTDERPMDTNMEKMAKLSPAFKKGGTVTAGNASGINDGAAAVLLMSVEKAKAMGLTPILKIKAFASGGLDPAYMGLGPVPAIRKVLKSTGMSLKDIDTIELNEAFASQAIGCMRELGIATDRPNQLGSGISLGHPIGCTGARQMVTCMHEMKRKDYHTGLISMCIGGGMGMAMIVER
- a CDS encoding NRDE family protein produces the protein MCLILFAYRIHPEFKLILAANRDEFYDRPALPLGVWQDRPHILAGRDLRGGGTWLGVTRTGRFAAITNYRDPASVKPNAPSRGLLLTDYLISDSPPETYLNNISQNAQQYNGFNLLIGNATELYYYSNREGAVKCLEPGLYGLSNHLLNTAWPKVARGKNSLKKLLQNKNGVGPEQVFQLLFDKSTPPAEQLPDTGVGLRKEKMLSPMFISSKGYGTRSSSVLLMSHSGQISFAERSYTPSTYLPPKSYTRQFHFSVDFIFSHQASRSLMVFS
- a CDS encoding replication-associated recombination protein A encodes the protein MDLFDYQAQRSTAESRPLAERMRPGTLREFIGQGHLMGPSSLLRSAIENDRLFSMILWGPPGCGKTTLARIVSKETQSHFVHFSAVLAGVKQIREVIEEAREQLRLHRKRTVLFVDEIHRFNKAQQDAFLHQVESGLITLIGATTENPSFEVNAALMSRCRVFTLNRLTDKELEAIIQQALTDKERGLGRLQLEFEPAALSHIVRAADGDGRAALNNLEGVVSFLPAKQAGEAASGRLIPLSEVETALQKKALMYDKSGEEHYNLISALHKSLRGSDPDGAVYWLARMLMAGEDPLYIARRMVRFASEDVGNADPRALTVCMDAMEAFRFLGPPEGELALVQAAVYLATAPKSNSLYKAYGNVRAVIEKTGALPVPLHIRNAPTGLMKSLGYGKDYKYAHDFEAGIAAQTYLPGEIAGTTFYEPVDRGYEKTIKERLAWWEKMKSTEK
- the der gene encoding ribosome biogenesis GTPase Der, encoding MKPIVAIVGRPNVGKSTLFNRITRSKDALVDDMPGVTRDRHYADARWDETAFTVVDTGGFSDADAAGFSEQIRFQVSLAVEDADAIIMVLDGKGGISPFDADLIQMLRNADRPVFYAVNKIDGEEREVALSDFFSLGLDKIYPVSAEHGYGFMDLMDALVPALPKADIEAQTDEIRVAVVGRPNVGKSSLINRILGEDRLLVSEVAGTTRDAIDTRCTVGGKSYVLVDTAGIRRKSKVSDKIEKFSVIKALKSMDRCDVALILLDAGEGVTEQDISIAGYAYDRGCGCIFLLNKWDLVEKDNRTLKTYQEEVRMAAKFLSFAPILSISALSGQRVNKIFHNVKAVYAQYSMRIGTGQLNKIMEGALAHNEPPLHQGKRLKFYYATQVTTKPPTFVLFVNFPGAVHFSYHRYLTNQIREGAGLDQTPIRVLLRQRTGRIEFGEKKSPLNKKNRRPPDKKKNKPMEKRKKR